One Rosa chinensis cultivar Old Blush chromosome 5, RchiOBHm-V2, whole genome shotgun sequence genomic region harbors:
- the LOC112201594 gene encoding ubiquitin domain-containing protein 1, with amino-acid sequence MGCAGSSQSKEDGALKKIRKPKPWKHPQPITKTQLLQLREEFWDTAPHYGGRKEIWDALRAAAEADLSLAQAIVDSAGVIVQSADLTICYDERGAKYELPKYVLSEPTNLIRES; translated from the exons ATGGGCTGCGCCGGATCGTCGCAGAGCAAAGAAGACG GAGCTTTGAAAAAGATTCGGAAGCCAAAACCTTGGAAGCATCCCCAGCCAATAACAAAGACTCAGCTCTTGCAGCTGCGTGAAGAGTTTTGGGACACGGCTCCTCACTATGGTGGCAGGAAAG AGATTTGGGATGCTCTTCGAGCTGCTGCTGAGGCAGATCTAAGTCTAGCACAAGCTATTGTTGACAGTGCTGGGGTCATTGTTCAGAGTGCTGATTTGACAATTTGCTATGATGAAAGAG GTGCAAAATACGAACTACCCAAGTATGTTTTGAGTGAGCCAACCAACTTGATTCGAGAGAGTTGA
- the LOC112203494 gene encoding F-box/kelch-repeat protein At3g23880, whose amino-acid sequence MAPHIPFEVITEILAKLPVKSLLKFRVVCKSWCSLISTSQFVKQHLSSNTSTPKKVIQLSSDVLTFYSLHDSKLVQETIKFRIEWHALSPFRIMGYCNGLVCIEACRENRIFLWNPSTRDSKILPCGVVDNSYFSWCGFGYDYNSDDYKVLTVDRLKKPIDNYQDSSRNSMMYTLRTNSWRRIQDFPLETSYMMVDSSATHVNGALHWMARKGLNSWVIISLDLTTETYMEVPQPDFYGTPVEDIGIGASSTGCLCLNVHNGAGSQSYDFWVMKEYGVRESWTISFKIPYVVVGIHPRPVAWFSENGKILFNRDGKLATYNAKKNSVRYLHQTTYCNSCPHGDVYVESLVSPNAYSNREAKEISRLNNINVERTTRVVMSM is encoded by the coding sequence ATGGCGCCTCACATTCCATTCGAGGTAATCACTGAAATACTTGCAAAACTTCCTGTGAAATCCTTGTTGAAATTTCGAGTTGTGTGCAAGTCATGGTGCTCCTTAATCTCAACTAGTCAATTCGTCAAACAACATCTATCCAGCAATACTAGTACTCCCAAAAAAGTAATCCAGCTGAGTAGTGATGTCTTAACGTTTTACTCTCTACATGATTCCAAACTAGTCCAGGAAACCATCAAGTTCCGGATTGAATGGCATGCACTCAGTCCTTTCCGTATCATGGGTTATTGTAATGGTTTGGTATGCATAGAAGCTTGTCGTGAGAACCGGATCTTCCTCTGGAATCCAAGTACAAGAGACTCCAAAATATTACCATGTGGAGTAGTAGACAATAGTTATTTTTCTTGGTGCGGATTTGGTTATGACTACAATAGTGACGACTACAAGGTGCTAACAGTGGATCGTCTTAAAAAACCTATTGATAATTACCAAGACTCTAGTCGTAATTCTATGATGTACACATTAAGAACAAATTCTTGGAGAAGGATTCAGGATTTCCCTCTTGAAACTAGTTATATGATGGTTGATAGTTCTGCTACTCATGTCAATGGAGCTCTACATTGGATGGCGAGGAAAGGGTTGAATTCGTGGGTAATCATCTCTCTTGATTTAACTACTGAGACATACATGGAAGTGCCGCAACCTGATTTTTATGGGACTCCAGTTGAGGATATTGGAATTGGGGCCTCAAGCACAGGGTGCTTATGCTTAAATGTTCACAACGGTGCTGGTTCTCAAAGTTatgatttttgggtgatgaaggAATATGGGGTGCGAGAGTCTTGGACTATATCGTTCAAAATCCCATACGTGGTTGTCGGTATACACCCAAGACCGGTGGCATGGTTTTCAGAAAATGGGAAAATTTTGTTCAATAGAGATGGAAAACTGGCTACTTACAAcgcaaaaaaaaattcagttagGTATCTGCATCAAACAACTTATTGCAATTCATGTCCTCATGGTGATGTTTATGTTGAGAGCTTAGTATCACCCAATGCTTATAGTAATCGTGAAGCCAAAGAAATTAGCCGTCTCAATAATATCAATGTAGAAAGAACGACAAGAGTAGTGATGAGTATGTAG